One Aquarana catesbeiana isolate 2022-GZ linkage group LG04, ASM4218655v1, whole genome shotgun sequence genomic region harbors:
- the PLN gene encoding phospholamban translates to MEKVQHITRSAMRRASNIEVNPQTRQNLQELFINFSLILICLLLICIIVMLL, encoded by the coding sequence ATGGAGAAGGTCCAGCACATTACCCGCTCTGCCATGAGAAGAGCCTCAAACATTGAGGTCAACCCGCAGACCAGACAAAACTTACAGGAACTATTTATCAACTTTTCTCTGATTCTCATCTGTCTTCTTCTCATCTGTATCATTGTGATGCTCCTCTGA